The nucleotide window AAATCCTCTCTGTAGTTATTTGCGTAGCCTTCTCCTAAAATATTTCCGTAATCGTCTAAAATTTGAACCTTCAATCTATTTTCAGGTTTAGCTTTATCCCATACCCATCCACATGCAATAAAATCATTTGTAACTACATCAAAATTTCCTTCTATATCTTTTTTCTTAATTCTATTTAACATTTTTTCTCCTCCTATTTTTTGCAATCTCTTTATCACCATTCTTTTTATAAAAAAATCATTTCCAACTCCAATAATAGGCTTGATTTTTATATTTGAAGGAATATTTTTTAGATTAATTTCAACATCAAACCGACTATATTGATTTAAATTTAGTCTATAAATATCTGAATTGTCTTTGTATTCTATGAAAATATCAATTGCCATATTATTTAATGCATACAAAGGTGTTACTTTTAATAAATACTTTCCTTCCTTTAAATTACGTAACAAAATTCTTTTAAATTTTATGATATGTTTTTCATTATCTTTTGAGATACTCAATAATTTTGATAAATTTTTTTCATAAAAAACAATAGTATTCAAAAATGAAAATTTAAAAAGAAAAATTTTTAAATAAGTAAAAAAATTTCCTACCATGCTAACAATAAAACTCTCGCCGTTACCGCAATTTGATAGAGTATCTGTGTAATTCCTCTTACAATCTCTATGCTTTTTGCTTCAATCTTTGGTAGCACGAATATTTCATCTCCAGGCTGTATTTTTGCTTTATCTCCATCCTCAAATTTTCCATTTTGATGCAAAACTACTATAACATTTTTGTTTGCTCTTTGTGTAAAACCACCTGACTGCTCAATATAGTAGTCTATATCCTTATCTGGAGCATAAAGTATTGCATTTGGAAATCTAACCTCACCATGAACCATTACAACAGAGGTTTTCTCAGGTATTGTTATTACATCGCCATCTTCAAGCAAAGTGACTTTTGCTTCTTCTAATGAGCCTAATGTTATCTGACCCTTTGGTTCAATATTTTTTGCAAGGTCAATAAATTTCATGATCAGTTCTGCTTCCTTTGCCCTTAAATTGGCTTCTTCCTGTGTTTCTGATCTGCCTGTAAGTGCATAGTTTTGAAGCTGCTGAAGTGATGTAAGAAGCATCTCTTTCTGTCTCTGAGCAACTGATTTTCTAAAAAGTTGGATTGCCTCAAGATTTGACCTTACATTTGGCACAATCTTAGGTAAAACATCTTTCATTGTTGCTCCATAGGGAAGCACTAAAGCATGAGAACCCATATGAGCTCCTTCAACTCTAACAAGTATTGTTCCTGGATATCTATCTGAAAGAACTGTTACCTCATCTCCATTGTAAATTTTTACTTTCTCAAGCTCTGTAAGAGCATAATATTCAGTATATTTCTCCAATCCTTGCTTTCTTGTTACTGTTAGATGAGTGGCTCCGGGCTTAGGTTTAGCAAGTGCCATAGCATTTTTTCCACTTATGTATTCTCCTTCAAACTCAAACTGAAAGGGGTTAAATACCTCTCCAGTGACTGTGAAAGTGCTCTTTTTCGGTGCTACAAAAATAGTGTCTCCATCAACCATCTGAATGAGTTCCAGCTTTCCATTTAGTAAAAAATCATAAAGATTGACCTTTTTTCTTATCTGTTGAGCCCTTAAAACAGTAATATCTATGAAACTCCCTCTCTGTGAGTCAACTCCTCCTGCTCTATCAAGGTAGTAAAGTACAGAGTTTGATGAAAGACCGCCATAAAGCCCTGGATTTTTTACAAAACCTGTAACAAATACTTTAACTGGTACTGCTGTTTCTAAGGAAGCATAGACTCCTACTATGTTTTTGAATACTTTTCTCACTGCTGACTCAACTACACTGTTTAATTCTGCGTTTCTAACACCTAACATATAAACAGGTCCTACCTGAGGAATAAAGATATTACCCTGAGGGTCAACTGTGAGTGTACTTTCAAACTGAACTGCTCCCCACATTCTTATAGTGATTCTGTCTCCTATTGCTACTTGATAGTCAGGATTAAAGCCTGTGTATTGCTCTGATGCAAATTTTCCTAAAAAGAGTTGCTCCCCAAATACGGTAATTTGTACTGGCTGTGGCGGCTGCGGAGGTTGAATTTGAGCAGGCTGTGGCGTAATTATTGGTTGTGCTTGAGTTTGTTGGGCTTGTTGAAAAGGTAAAATCTGCTGAACAGCTTGGACTGGCAAAGGCTGGGATGTCTGTTGCGCAAAAGCAGGACAGATTAATAAAAAAGTGATAAAAAACCATATAAAAATTTTCATAGTCTATGCTCCTTGATAACTCCTATTATAATTTTTAATATTCCATAGAAAATTAAAAGTAGCAAAGTTGCAAGAGCTAAATTATAAGTTTTCTTTGGATAAAGGGCTTCATCAGGCAAATTAGGTGATGCTATAATTACAAGATTTTTTAGCTTTCTCGAGGCTTCCACCCTTGTTGTCTCAAGAGCACTGAGCGTTGCTTTATATACATCTGTTGAGAAATCAAGCTCAAGTTTATGATTAAGATACTCAGCAGCAATTTTGTTAAGTTTTGAGTCTCCTCCTCCAACAATTTTTGATTTTTCTATCTCTCTCTGTTCTTTTAAAGCTTTGATTTGGCTTTTTAATGCCTGCACCTGAAAAGAGTCTTCACTTAGATAGGTAAGCAAATTTTTAAGTTGAGCTTCCTGTGAGGCAAGCTGAGTTTCAAGTTGTGCAACAAGACTAACTGCTGCCTGTGCTTCCTGGGTAGGATCTATTACTTTGTAAGTGTTTTGAAATTTAATCAAGGTATTTTTTGCTGATTGCATTTTTTGATTGGCATAGGAAAGCTCTTGCTCTATAAAATTCATCTGCTCCTTTGCTATTTTATGGGATACTCCATTTATGTATTTTTCACACTGCTCAAGTATTGCCTCATTTATTTTTTTTGCATCTTCAGGTGTGAAAGCATAAACTTTAATTGTAAGAATTGAGGATATATCATCATACTTCACATCCACAATATGTTTTTGATAGTATTTTAAAAATTCTTCATGAGTTGCATCAGAAGAAAGCCTTTGTACAAAATCTATTTTTTTATTTTGATAGATTTTTTTTAGACTGAGTTTCCTTTCAAGATAATCAAGCATGTCATAAGAAAGTATGTACTCTTGAAAATACATAGCATCTTCTCTTACTGTAGGATTTCCGAAAGAAAAGAGGCTTAAATTAAATGAAGTGGGTTGCTGTCCTGTTTCTTTTATTGTAATTTTTGACTCACTTATGAATTTGTCTGAGGCTATAAGAACATAATAAAAAGTAAGAATAGAAATTGGAAAAACTACTATAGAAATGAAAAGATAATGTTTTTTTAAAAACTCTTTTTTATCAATCTGTTTTAGCCAGTTCTGGAATTGCTGTAGTCTTTGAGATATCTGCATAGAATTTGGTAGCCTCCTTGAAGTTTTCAAACACAATAAGATCACCCTTATAAGGAATAGCGAATATATCACAAAATTTATTAAGTTTGCTTATATCATGGGATGTCATTATTACATTTGATTTTTTTAGTTTTTCTCTTAAGATTTGATTACATTTTTTCCTAAAATTTATATCTCCTACTGCTGTAACTTCATCTATAAGATAGTAGTCAAAATCAAAAGCCATGCTCAATGCGAAGGCAAGTCTTGCTCTCATTCCTGCAGAGTATGTTTTTATAGGCATTTCAAAGTATTCTCCAAGCTCAGTGAATTCCTTAACAAAAGCTATTTTATCAGCCATATCTCCGTTTGCTCCATAAATCATACATACAAATTTAACTATTTCAAAGCCTGTAAGACTCCCCTGAAAACCACCTGAAAAGGCTACAGGCCATGAGACAGACTTATTTGTGATGATTTCTCCACTGTCTGGATAATCAATCTTTCCTATCAGCCTTAAAAGAGTTGATTTGCCAGCACCATTTGGACCAATTATTCCAATATTTTTGCCTTCAGGAAATAAAGCATTTACATTTCTGTATACATAATGTCTGCCATATTTTGTTATATATGATTTTGTAACATTTCTTAGTTCAATCATTCTGAAGCAAGCACCTCTCTTATTTTAAGTCTGTATAAAACTAAGCCTAAAAATAAAGCACTTATTGTGCAAATTATTATAAAGTTTAAACTACACATATCAGCTTTGTAAAGGGGAAAAAAACTTGCTCTGCTAAGCTCTATGAAATGAAGACAAGGATTCCAGAGAAGATATATCTGAAATTTCTTGGGAATCATGTTTATGGAGAAAAAAAGACCAGATGTAAAAAATAAAAACATCATAATTGGAGGAATGACGTTTCTTGCCTCTTCATAAATATTTACAATCATGCAAAATATCATTCCAACTCCGAAGGAAAAAAGATAGAAAAGAAAATAAATACCTATTAAACCAAGCGGGTCTTTTATTTCTGTTCTAAAACCAATAAAATCAAGAATAATAAAAACTATGACCCATAAAATCATGAAAATAACACCCTCAAGAATCCATCTTGAAAGCATCGCATCTATTGGTTTAACAGGCTGATAGGCAAAAAGCCCTCTGTTTGCATCAATTGAGTTCATAACCTGGCTTACTATATGCCTAAACATAAAAAAAGGGACAAGACCTGCTGCTAAAAACAAAGGGTAGTCAACATGATATATTATTTTATCAGCTGCTCCACGAAGAGAACCTGCCAGAATTCCTCTTATTCCTACAAACATGGCAATATGCAAAAAAGGCTCTATCAATGCCCATAGATATCCAAGACGATATTTACCAAAACGAGTTTTGAGTTCTCTTACAAAAATCGCAAAAACAACTCTTTTGATCTGGGATATTTCTTTAAGCATAAAACATTATATTATAAAAAAGTATGAAATTCCAATTATACTAAAGAACCTTAGTATACCTTCAAAAATGCCGCGGTGCCGTCTCATCGAAATCTACCCTCTGCAGTTACTCTATTGAACTCTAAAACTCATTAAAACTTATCAGTCGCCTTAAAAGAAAAGAGAGCTACTAAAATGTGGACAAAACTCATTTCATAAAAAGCTTAACGAGGAGGTGACTTATTACCCTTAAGCCACCCCTTCTTTTCGGGACGTCCCGACTTAAGCCCCTAAAAGCCCTTTCTCATAAAAGTAGATGAATTTCTCACAGATATATAGGAATAAGGCACTGTCATAATCATTTCCAGTTAATTCTCTTGCTATGTTTAAGGCTTTCTCAACTGTTTCTGCCTCATTTTCATGAGGATAGGACAGGTAATAAAATTTTTCATGTTTTACGTTTTGTCCTGAACTGTCATTTTCCTCTTCATGCATCCTTTCTAATTCTCTTATATCTCCTTCAGAAACCTCAAAGCGACTGTCTTCATTCTTAACACTTCTTTCAGGATTGAGGATCTCATTTTTTATCCTCTTTATCTGTTTTACACTTAGATATGGAAGTTTGGATAGCAGTTCTGCGATTTTCTCTTCATTAACTTTTTCTACTAAGTAACATAGCTCTCTTAGTTTGTAAAAACCTACTTTCATAAAATCACTTTTCTTGATTCCAAACTTAAGAATTAGCCTATTTACATTTACATAGTCATAAAAGGTCTTAAGCTTAATGTGGTATCCATAAGCATTAAGTTCATTGAGATACTGCCTCAGATTCTGAAATCCTTTGTTTTCCCACTCTTTTTCAAGGATAATTTCATGGCAAATTGAACACAAATTCCATTTGTTCTCCTGTTCGTTGGTAAGGCATGTTTTCAGATTCTCGGTCAAATCCATCGGGTTTGTAAGCTCCTTCTTTAAAGTTGTAACGCTTGTTATCATGGCTTTTTCCTCCTTTTTAAAATTTTTTATTTCTACTTAGTTATACCCTAATTTTGGAGGTGGTAAGATTTATTTTGGACATAAGACTGATAAGGGTTTATATTATCGGTGGATTATAAAAAAGCTATTTGGAAAAAATAGAATTTTTGTTTGGTTAAATTTAAAGATTTCTTTCAGAGCGCCCCGAAAATTTGAGTTAGGAGAGTATTACTGACTGTTTTTGTTATTAAGCATTAAATTTTCCCGCTGAGCCTTTAATCTTTCTTCTGTTATCTGGACATACTTTTCAGTTATCTCTATTCCTATCCATTTTCTTCCTATTCTCTCTGCAACTAATGCCACTGTTCCTGAACCTAAGAATGGGTCTAACACTACTCCTTCTTCAGGACAGCCCATCTCTAAAAGAGCCTCTACAAGTCTCTGTGGCATGATTGAAAAGTGAGCTACGTTTATCCTTTCAGGATTTACAAACCAAACATTCCCAACATAGGCTAAAGGTGATATTACCAAGACTGCTTTTTTGTATTCGTCTTTTACTATCTCTTCATACTCAGGCAAGTCAAGCACTGGTTTTATTATTTCCCATGCCTCCCACGAGGGTATTGCTGCTCCTGTTAGGTCTGTTCTGAAAAAATGACAAAGTGTTCCTTTACTTATACCTGTTATAAGGGAAAGTTCTCTTAAGGAAAGACCCGACTGTTTGAGTTTTCTCTTTAGGAATCCATTAACATTGTTTACTGCTTCTTCATAAAGCTCTATGAATGAATTGTCAGGATTTCGAAATTTAAGTATTCTTCTTGCTGCATAGGAGGCACTGAGTGAGATTGATTCTGATTTTATGTATTTTGAGTTGATAGGACTTGCCTCTATAAGCTTACTTATGCTTACTTTTTCTTGATTCGTGTTATGATTGGTATGGTTATTTTTATTTGTTAAATTTTTACTGTTTTTACTTTTAATATGTAAAGGATTTGTCTTTGGCTTTTTGAAGTAGTATCTTTCTGAT belongs to Thermodesulfovibrio aggregans and includes:
- a CDS encoding polysaccharide biosynthesis/export family protein, yielding MKIFIWFFITFLLICPAFAQQTSQPLPVQAVQQILPFQQAQQTQAQPIITPQPAQIQPPQPPQPVQITVFGEQLFLGKFASEQYTGFNPDYQVAIGDRITIRMWGAVQFESTLTVDPQGNIFIPQVGPVYMLGVRNAELNSVVESAVRKVFKNIVGVYASLETAVPVKVFVTGFVKNPGLYGGLSSNSVLYYLDRAGGVDSQRGSFIDITVLRAQQIRKKVNLYDFLLNGKLELIQMVDGDTIFVAPKKSTFTVTGEVFNPFQFEFEGEYISGKNAMALAKPKPGATHLTVTRKQGLEKYTEYYALTELEKVKIYNGDEVTVLSDRYPGTILVRVEGAHMGSHALVLPYGATMKDVLPKIVPNVRSNLEAIQLFRKSVAQRQKEMLLTSLQQLQNYALTGRSETQEEANLRAKEAELIMKFIDLAKNIEPKGQITLGSLEEAKVTLLEDGDVITIPEKTSVVMVHGEVRFPNAILYAPDKDIDYYIEQSGGFTQRANKNVIVVLHQNGKFEDGDKAKIQPGDEIFVLPKIEAKSIEIVRGITQILYQIAVTARVLLLAW
- a CDS encoding ABC transporter ATP-binding protein, coding for MIELRNVTKSYITKYGRHYVYRNVNALFPEGKNIGIIGPNGAGKSTLLRLIGKIDYPDSGEIITNKSVSWPVAFSGGFQGSLTGFEIVKFVCMIYGANGDMADKIAFVKEFTELGEYFEMPIKTYSAGMRARLAFALSMAFDFDYYLIDEVTAVGDINFRKKCNQILREKLKKSNVIMTSHDISKLNKFCDIFAIPYKGDLIVFENFKEATKFYADISKTTAIPELAKTD
- a CDS encoding ABC transporter permease, translating into MLKEISQIKRVVFAIFVRELKTRFGKYRLGYLWALIEPFLHIAMFVGIRGILAGSLRGAADKIIYHVDYPLFLAAGLVPFFMFRHIVSQVMNSIDANRGLFAYQPVKPIDAMLSRWILEGVIFMILWVIVFIILDFIGFRTEIKDPLGLIGIYFLFYLFSFGVGMIFCMIVNIYEEARNVIPPIMMFLFFTSGLFFSINMIPKKFQIYLLWNPCLHFIELSRASFFPLYKADMCSLNFIIICTISALFLGLVLYRLKIREVLASE
- a CDS encoding DNA methyltransferase translates to MILIGNALEELKKIDSNSVDCIITSPPYYYSRNYGSECEILWDGDKRCKHIWDKYNFCTKCGGWYGQLGLEPDVDLYVKHLADIFDQCMRVLKNTGNVFLNIGDTYANSLRRNLSFHNSSLISDSHTDRKNGGPIPIYRFKKHKHWVKPKQLLLVPYRLAIQMQSRGWIIRDMIVWSKKVYDVKQKRQIGSGMPESAMDRLSKSYEVVIHAVKSERYYFKKPKTNPLHIKSKNSKNLTNKNNHTNHNTNQEKVSISKLIEASPINSKYIKSESISLSASYAARRILKFRNPDNSFIELYEEAVNNVNGFLKRKLKQSGLSLRELSLITGISKGTLCHFFRTDLTGAAIPSWEAWEIIKPVLDLPEYEEIVKDEYKKAVLVISPLAYVGNVWFVNPERINVAHFSIMPQRLVEALLEMGCPEEGVVLDPFLGSGTVALVAERIGRKWIGIEITEKYVQITEERLKAQRENLMLNNKNSQ